One window of Microcoleus vaginatus PCC 9802 genomic DNA carries:
- the kdpA gene encoding potassium-transporting ATPase subunit A, translating into MQQGLLQIALTLIILIAIAPVFGNYMARVYMGEKTILDPAIKPLEQLIYKASNIRSVDSMTGWQYARSLLYSNAAMGIFVFFIFMLQGVLPLNPTSLSTPTWDTALHTTISFLTNTDQQHYSGETTFSYLSQLTLGFLMFTSAATGLAVGIAFIRGLTGRPLGNFYIDLIQSITRILLPLSLIIALLLLISGVPETLAGPAVARTLEGGTQVIARGPVAHLESIKQLGENGGGFFAMNSAHPFENPNPFTNLLETLAMVSIPAAMIHTYGRFANNKKQGWLIFWMVFAIYVVLIGIAAFGEYGGNPQINNLLGAQQPNLEGKEVRFGWAETALWAVTTTGTMCGAVNGMHDSLMPPAGFATLFNLFLQIVWGGQGTGTAYLFIYSILSVFLTGLMVGRTPEFLGRKIEKREIVLASVVLLIHPIAVLIPGAITLAFTDSLSGISNPGFHGISQVMYEYASAASNNGSGLEGLADSQPAPTGLWWNLSTCFSLLLGRYVPIIALLLLADSMTNKQLVPETTGTLRTDSVLFTSVTAGVIIILGALTFFPVLALGPIAEGYEISSGKFEPASITTPTTPLATPTPPPL; encoded by the coding sequence ATGCAGCAAGGATTACTTCAAATCGCATTAACCCTAATCATTTTAATAGCAATCGCGCCTGTCTTCGGCAACTACATGGCGCGGGTGTACATGGGAGAAAAAACCATTCTCGATCCCGCTATTAAACCCCTAGAACAACTCATCTATAAAGCCAGCAACATCCGGTCTGTAGATTCCATGACTGGTTGGCAATATGCCCGCTCTTTACTCTACAGCAATGCAGCAATGGGCATATTTGTTTTTTTTATTTTCATGCTTCAGGGAGTGCTGCCTTTAAATCCCACCAGCCTCAGTACCCCAACCTGGGATACTGCGCTGCACACAACTATTTCATTCCTCACAAATACCGACCAACAGCATTACTCCGGCGAGACAACCTTCAGTTACTTATCCCAGTTAACTCTGGGTTTTTTAATGTTTACCTCAGCCGCTACTGGTTTAGCGGTAGGGATTGCCTTTATTCGGGGATTGACTGGTCGCCCGCTGGGCAACTTTTACATCGATTTAATTCAATCAATCACCAGGATTCTGCTACCTCTTTCTTTAATAATTGCCTTACTGTTGCTAATTTCAGGAGTGCCGGAAACCCTAGCAGGGCCGGCAGTTGCCCGTACCTTAGAAGGCGGCACCCAAGTAATTGCTCGCGGCCCAGTTGCTCACTTGGAAAGTATCAAACAACTGGGAGAAAATGGCGGCGGATTTTTTGCCATGAACTCGGCTCACCCCTTTGAAAATCCCAACCCTTTTACCAACCTGCTGGAAACACTAGCCATGGTTTCTATACCAGCAGCTATGATTCACACCTACGGCAGATTTGCCAACAACAAAAAGCAGGGATGGCTGATTTTTTGGATGGTGTTTGCCATCTACGTTGTCTTGATTGGCATTGCAGCGTTTGGCGAGTACGGCGGCAACCCTCAAATTAATAATTTACTGGGCGCGCAACAACCAAATTTAGAAGGCAAAGAAGTTAGATTTGGCTGGGCCGAGACTGCACTGTGGGCTGTTACTACGACTGGGACAATGTGCGGCGCTGTCAACGGGATGCACGATTCTTTAATGCCTCCCGCTGGTTTTGCTACTCTGTTTAATTTGTTTCTGCAAATCGTTTGGGGCGGACAAGGAACGGGAACGGCTTACTTATTTATTTACTCAATTTTGAGCGTATTTCTCACCGGATTGATGGTGGGGAGAACGCCGGAATTTTTGGGACGCAAAATAGAAAAACGGGAAATTGTGTTAGCCAGCGTTGTTTTATTAATTCACCCGATCGCAGTTTTAATCCCCGGTGCAATTACCCTCGCCTTTACCGACAGTTTGAGCGGCATCAGCAACCCGGGATTTCACGGCATTTCCCAGGTGATGTACGAATACGCTTCGGCAGCGTCTAACAACGGTTCTGGCTTAGAAGGATTGGCTGACTCTCAACCCGCACCGACAGGACTTTGGTGGAATTTAAGCACCTGTTTTAGCTTGCTGTTGGGGCGCTACGTTCCAATTATTGCCCTATTACTTTTAGCTGACAGCATGACGAACAAACAACTGGTTCCCGAAACAACGGGCACTCTCAGAACCGATTCAGTTTTGTTCACCAGTGTAACTGCAGGAGTAATCATAATTCTGGGCGCGCTAACATTTTTCCCAGTCCTAGCTTTAGGGCCAATTGCCGAAGGATATGAAATTAGCAGCGGCAAGTTTGAACCTGCATCGATAACTACACCCACAACACCTTTAGCAACACCAACTCCTCCACCTCTGTAG